One segment of Canis aureus isolate CA01 chromosome 27, VMU_Caureus_v.1.0, whole genome shotgun sequence DNA contains the following:
- the LOC144299273 gene encoding nebulin-related-anchoring protein-like: MPTVSMRICTKTGLKDLSKKGYDLRTDTIPIRASKAAWQAASEVQYKKDYENTKGKMVGFQSLQDDPKLVHYMNVVKIQSDREYKKDYEKTKTKYNTPHDVFNVVVAKKAQDVASNVNYKHTLHHYTYLPDAMDLE; this comes from the exons ATGCCTACAGTATCAATGAG aatatgTACAAAAACAGGCTTGAAAGATTTGAGCAAGAAGGGCTATGACCTGAGAACGGACACGATTCCCATCAGAGCCTCCAAAGCTGCCTGGCAGGCAGCAAGTGAG GTTCAATacaaaaaagattatgaaaacaCCAAAGGGAAAATGGTTGGCTTCCAAAGTCTCCAAGATGATCCTAAACTGGTTCACTATATGAATGTAGTCAAGATACAATCCGACCGGGAGTATAAAAAAGACTatgagaagacaaaaacaaaatacaacacacCCCATGATGTGTTCAATGTTGTGGTAGCCAAGAAAGCTCAGGATGTTGCCAGCAATGTCAACTATAAGCATACACTCCATCATTACACCTATCTGCCTGATGCCATGGACCTGGAGTAG